In a genomic window of Indicator indicator isolate 239-I01 unplaced genomic scaffold, UM_Iind_1.1 iindUn_scaffold_77, whole genome shotgun sequence:
- the LOC128980222 gene encoding cAMP-dependent protein kinase inhibitor beta-like has product MTEVEPVLDFASSSRTGRRNALPDILGSPAGVSPSDLPLKLAEMSLNAGSAQDMQSPSAEVPPPQPPSPELKDTS; this is encoded by the exons ATGACCGAGGTGGAACCCGTGCTGGACTTCGCCTCCTCCAGCAGGACAGGACGGCGCAATGCCCTGCCCGACATCCTGGGCTCCCCCGCCGGCGTCAGCCCCTCCGACCTGCCCCTCAAGCTGGCCGAGATGTCCCTGAACGCGG GTAGCGCCCAGGACATGCAGTCGCCCTCGGCGGAGGTTCCCCCTCCGCAGCCCCCCAGCCCGGAGCTGAAGGACACCTCCTAA